From Punica granatum isolate Tunisia-2019 chromosome 1, ASM765513v2, whole genome shotgun sequence:
GGAAGCCTGCGAGTTCCAAGCATGGCAACGAAAGCTGGAATTCCCCTTTCCAGAGCAAATTGTATCTGTGACTTGTGTGAATCTCTTGGAGCAAATGACATTGTTAAGATGCCTTCTGCTAGCAGAGATCCCCCGAAGCTAGCTACCTGaaatcaagaaaagaaaaaagatgttTCTTCATACAGCACCTCTGCCAGAACAGGGTTGAAAGAAGAATATGAGAGCATTGATCCTACCCCGCATCCCATATCAAGTGCAGTCCTAATGACACCACCGGCTAGAGGAACATGCTTCTTAAGTTTTCCGATGTAGTGTCCGGCACCATCAGGGAACATAGTGCCACCACCTGGGAATATGAAGTAAGGCCCTTCTACTTTCATCCATCCTTGATGACCTTTCCTGTCGGCAATTTTATTGTGTGGCATGTTGCTATGCCATATCTACAATTACAGGACAAATGTTCAGTCGAAGATCTCTCCCTCCGCAAGCAATCAAGACTTCCACGATGGAAATATGACCAAGCACATATCTTTAATTTCCGTCTTTCTCTTAGTCAGGCCATTAATATTATCCTGGGTCACTCAACATAACACATGCCAAGACTATTCTATTTGTGTTACCAGGAACGGAAGGGCTAATTGCAACTAAGTTACATACTATTTGGAACATCAAGCTCATGCATTGCCTTTCCGAGTTTCCGAAGGACGTTAAGCAAAACTCCTCCTTTATGAACATATCTCATACAACAACTTAAATCCTTCGATAAAAAACCACAACCTAGGAAGAATGGGCATACTAGTACTGTGGGATTGATGCTAATGTCATTCATGATCCACTTTAGCTTTGTCGAAAGAATTAGAACTCTAGTGTCTGATATATCGATACACAGGAGGCAAGACACAAAGTCAGAAGCTCAACACATGAAGTTTCTAGCTGAAAAGCTGCCAACTGCACTCTCCATAACAGAACTTCCATAATTCACTTATCGAATTGACAAATTCGCATAAGCAACTTGAACCATTATCATAACTCAATGGCTTCATATGGCGAAATTACATGAGCCAGTAATCCATAAAATCCAGGGGAGCTCCACAGCAGAAATACCTGGGCAACATTAGCTTGAAACAACAACCAACTGATGAAGGAATACCTTGTTGAGGCTGTCGGGCCACAGTATTGGGATCTTGTACCCCTTCGGCGGAGGAATCAAGCAGAGCGGCGTCTCCTCCGGCCGGGGACAGTGCCGCTCCCGGTAATAATTCATCTCCCTGCTAAGCTGACTGCTGCGCTTGGGGTCCTCGCAGGGCATGTAGTCGACGTAATCAGCAGGGCAGATTTCTATGTGGCGCGGGGCCAGCTTGCCCGATTCTACCGCCGCGATGACGCTGCTGCGATCCCGGACGGCAACTATCACGGCCTGGCGCCGGctggcggaggaggaggagcggGAGCTGCCGAGCGGAGAGTAGGCGACGAGGACGAAGAAGAAGGCGAGGACGAAGGCGAGAAGCGCGGCGGACAGGAGGTCCCAGAGCCGCCATTGGCGGGGGTTCCGCTTCAAGTTCAGGCCACGCATTTGGGGAGCTCGTAGTGATCAGATCGGGCAGGTGCTCATTGTCGGTGGAGATTGGAAGGGAGAAGATTGCAGCGGTTTGAGGATAACTATTACCTCATCAATGGAGATCGAGCTATGGCCCTACGGTGACGAGCAAGCAAGTTGTCCCGACGATTCTACTCGTCCATGGCGATGGCAGCTTCGAGCGCGAGGAGATCGAGAGTGAAGCAGAGCAGTGCATTGCAGGGTGGAGCTCAAAGCTCCAAATCAAATCCAgcccaaaaaaattatcttattaagttaaattaaataaattaaaatgtttataagactggaaaaaaagaatatatgtcCCGGAAATTTAGGACAAGATTATGTCCCTGAAATTTCATTTCTTGGACTTTTCGTCCTCATCTCATCTTTTTGGTTTATGCAATGTCCCCCCTGAATATGATGATCTTGCAATTTTACCCACTAATGTTTAAGACTTGCAATTTTCGCTCGGTTTGTGAATATTAACGACTGAGAAATGTGTAATGAAGGACCTCTTCTTTCCTGCGAGAGCCTTCGTTACTTTCTGTCCTTCAAAATCTTGTCGTTTAATTGTACAGTTGTAGTTTTACCATATTTAGTGACGAATTGAACAACAGTTATCGAAATGACCTCATCAATTACCTCTTTACAAGGACAAGCAATTTGTGTATGCGCTCATGAACTGAGCAAGCCAGTGAGTTTTATTAGAGATTATAATGACTTTTTTTAGAATAAGTATTTCGAGAGTATGAATTGGATTGAATACACAACTCAAGTGGTCCAGTATTTCTTTTATGGGGCTATTATAGGCATATAATTGCTCTTAAGAACTTTATAATTGTTTTTTGCGAAATTATTCATTAtcatcataaaaattttatgattttttgttCGCTGCATATAGATCTTGTGTGACGAATACATGATGTGTGGCAACAAAATAATGCCATCATCTTAAAAAGAGTTCATCTTCTGTGCCGTTTTATTGCCCTTCTTACGTCTTGTACTAAGTCAATGGGCCTCTGAATTttggaaaagaataaaaactTCTCAAGGActaaaataagagaaaatcCAAAGTTATGGGCCAAAAGTACACAATGGGGTGTATGGTTCCTGGGAATCGGTATTCCAGCTTCTGCTCCCAATTCCAATCCCCAAACGTGCTGTTTTGTTCATGGGAATCAATGGGAATCGGAATTGCCATTCCGGACCGGTTCCCATTGCCATCTTCCTCGGTGCAAATGGAGTGGGAATCGAAATTCTCTCGGCATCCCAACTCCGTAAAAACGAAGAATTGCGACTCTCCCCAGTTATCTCAGATTAGCGATTCTGATATGAAGGGGAATAGGCCCCAAAGGAGAAAGTCCAAATACCCCTCAACCTCAGCCACCTTTCGATGACACCGTCGCTCGACCTCATCCTGCGGATCTTTGATCGACCTCTTCCGGCACGTCTCGGCAAGGCGAGGCCAAATCTGGCCTCGGCATGGCAAAATCTCACCTTCAAGGATGAGTTTCGACGGTCGTACCCAACATTGTCGAAATCCGCTCTAGCCTCAAGTTCCCTATGtgattctctcttcttcttccatagCAACGTCGCATATCGCTGCACTCCTGATTCTACCACCTCCATCATCGACGGATGAGCCCAGCCCAGTCTGAGGTTCGCCAaatcgaaggctcggacccTTGGGCTATGTTCACGAGGGCAAGGCGAACCCATCCATGGTGCTCGCTAGACTCATAGCTCCCAGAATTATGGGTTCATcagagccaaaaaaaaagttttgaatCAGAATTTCAGTTTTATATCCTTGAAATTTCGTTGTCTGTCGATTCTAatccttttcaatttcattccaATGAACCGAACGCCATGCAAGTTGATCgcaaattaaatttgaaaatcataATTCCGACTCTTCAAATTGCATTCGGCCAGGGAGTATTCACTGTTTTCTGgggtgtttggtttcagagttaaactaagcttgattttgattttgattttgattttgattgtggaaaaagacaaatgagatggtattataaatttgacttgagaaacgtgtgtttttgttatgtagtgggtagagttaaaatcaaaatcacgattctaaaatcacatcATAAAATCAAACGGGCCTTCATATCcgtcaaaattacaattttcaGGACTAGTTTTCAGCCCGCACGTCGCTCGGGTTTACGACACACGATTTTTTTCTTACGAGCCTCACTGGGATGAGGCTCTTCCTGCTGGCGTTGAACTTGCAAACCCCAGACGATCTCAGGATGAGGTCACTTAAGCCCGAGGCAAAGCTCGACAAGGGCCATCCAGATGTCGCTCTGACGTCACGAGCCCACAGCCAGGGCGAGTCGTGGGCCCGGACGAGCCTTATCCGAACACGACTCGCGAGTTTAGTATTTTCGACCGGTCCCGTCCATCCCCACGTATGATTCCAATCACGCATGGGTACTCGTGCCGCGGAAAAAAGCGAAAGTTGAAAGACAGAGCAGAGAGAAGAAGAGTAAGGAAGAATCCAAAGAGTCGAGGCCGTGCCACTGCCAGTGAAGTCCGAGATCCGCCCGCGATTTCTGCTGCAATTTCACTTCCTTTCCAGCACCCCTTCTCTCCGCTCGGCCCGTCTCTCCTTCCTTGGGCGGCTTCCCTCCGAAGGAGATTCGACACATGGCGACGCCGACGCCGACGCCGACTCGACAAGCCCTGGAGACGTACATGAGCATCACCGGCGCGTCCGAGTCACTCGCGCTTCTCAAGTTGCAGGTGCATTCCCGTTCCTTACCGTCGTCATGCTGTCGTTTAACGGAGCGGAAGTTCCTGGAATATTGCGGTGAGCCCAGCTTGTGGGCATATATGCTATTATCAATCTGTTTGTTTTTGCAATGAGATCGGCGGTAAACTCTTTAGCTCGGGGAAGCCTTTGATCGAAATGTGTATTTATGCTGATAGATGCCGGAGTTGAGTTGCTTATCACACGATCAATGGCTTATGTTTTCCTTTTGATTTCTTCGACGCCGGCCGACTTTGTAACTGGGACCAGAGAGGAAGTTTGTCCCATCTGCTAGAGAGTGGTCTTATTAGTTAATAAGAACAGCTGCAATGAGAAGCAGGCGAGACGTGTTGCCTTGCCTTCATGTCTTATTTACCAGTTCTTCCTCTTCACTCTTTTTGAGTTTTAATAATGCTTTTCTCGAGGTTTTCCGAGGTTGATATGTCCAAGAGAAGAGACCCCGCCAAACTCCACTTATATCTTTGCCGTACTTAAATACTTGATGCAATAGTCAGGAGAGAACATTCAAAGAATTACAACCATCGGCATTGTCACCCTGTATAATCTTTACCGTTATATGAGTTGATTTCAGTTTCGTTGTGTGTTGATTGCATGTCAGGAACATGGAGGTGACCTCACCAAAGCAGTGAATGCACATTTTACTGAAGGGTTTCCCGACATGTAAGTCCTTCCCCTTTTGTATTCCCAAAAAATGAGTCTACAATTTCTGCTTCCTTGTCCTCGGGATTAGACTGCATTGTACTCTGTTTGAATCTGCAAATTTGATTCTGAATGCCAACTCTTGGTCTTCCTTGCTCAGAGAAAATCCACCATCTGCTGTAAATCCCCATTATAATTCTACGGGGATGAATAGTCAGGCTCATACTGGACAGCGTGGAATTCTACCCTTCCTCTCAGCTGTCAGAAGTTTTAAGCCTTCATCTCTACTTGACCCAAATTATAGAAGGAACTTCCTTAACCAGATTGGTGTCTCTGCATCCCGTAATAGCTTGCAAGTTGGTTACCCTATAAATAACACTGGAGACAACAGCCATCAATCAGCATCGAGGCCACCATTGCACCCCGACTATGGAGCTGAAATGTATAACTCAAGTTCATATGAAAGCTATGCTGAGCAACAAATGATTCAAGCTGCCATAGAAGCATCAAAGCAGGAGGTAGCTCGGGCTATCTAATGGAAAGAGTCATTGCTGcaattatctatttatttcgTTATTTTTATTGTCGATCTTTTCCCAAgtttatgtttatgtttcttttttttttcttttttcttttttttttcctggtgAATATTTCATCTCATTTGTGTGATATGTATGTTACAGGCTTCCTCCAGTCCTGGTCTTAGGCAAGGCCAAGTTCTCATGGAAGATGAGGAGTTAAATCATGCAATTGCTCTGTCGTTGATGGTTGTTTAATTGCAGACAACTCTTCTTAAATTATCTTCCTctttaataaaaattcattgCTCACTACATTAATTTAATTCAgacggcagagcaagaaataaCAAACAGGGAGGCTAAAGATAGAGGTGAAGAATTGGGAGGTTTGGCTGCAACCAGCAGTGCTGAGGAGATGAAAGAAGGCAGCAGCAAGGTGTGTTACTATGGAGTACTTTATGATTGATATTTCCATATAGATTATTAACCTTGTAAAAGCACAATGATATGTCCTTATTCAGTAGCATTTGTTGCGATTGGTGAGCATAACTTGATTAAAGCTGATGGCACATTCTGATGCTTCTAATCTGTTCTGATTCCAAAAGCCGAGGGATATGCCTGTGAT
This genomic window contains:
- the LOC116192012 gene encoding plant UBX domain-containing protein 9; amino-acid sequence: MATPTPTPTRQALETYMSITGASESLALLKLQEHGGDLTKAVNAHFTEGFPDIENPPSAVNPHYNSTGMNSQAHTGQRGILPFLSAVRSFKPSSLLDPNYRRNFLNQIGVSASRNSLQVGYPINNTGDNSHQSASRPPLHPDYGAEMYNSSSYESYAEQQMIQAAIEASKQEASSSPGLRQGQVLMEDEELNHAIALSLMTAEQEITNREAKDRGEELGGLAATSSAEEMKEGSSKPGSSSHRDEAGHAEGPAGQKSCEDTQLCRHGHHTIPSDEQSRTRLVTKAVSLPQEPLSDDVNAINLVVRMPDSSRHGRRFLKSDKLQSLFDFVDLCGWAEPGSYRLVAPYPRRAFVAGDCSSSLSALGLTSKQEALFLELI